A region of Nerophis lumbriciformis linkage group LG26, RoL_Nlum_v2.1, whole genome shotgun sequence DNA encodes the following proteins:
- the LOC140679843 gene encoding histone H4, whose amino-acid sequence MSGRGKGGKGLGKGGAKRHRKVLRDNIQGITKPAIRRLARRGGVKRISGLIYEETRGVLKVFLENVIRDAVTYTEHAKRKTVTAMDVVYALKRQGRTLYGFGG is encoded by the coding sequence ATGTCTGGAAGAGGCAAAGGCGGCAAAGGTCTTGGCAAAGGAGGCGCCAAGCGTCACCGAAAAGTCTTACGTGACAACATCCAAGGCATCACCAAACCAGCAATTCGTCGCCTGGCTCGCCGTGGTGGCGTCAAACGCATCTCCGGCCTGATCTACGAAGAGACCCGTGGAGTGTTGAAGGTGTTCTTGGAGAATGTCATCCGTGATGCCGTCACTTACACCGAACACGCCAAGAGGAAGACTGTGACTGCAATGGATGTTGTTTATGCCCTCAAGAGACAAGGACGTACTCTGTACGGCTTTGGAGGCTAA
- the LOC133623815 gene encoding histone H2B-like, with amino-acid sequence MPEPQAKSAPKKGSKKAVTKAAGKGKGKRRKARKESYAIYVYKVLKQVHPDTGISSKAMSIMNSFVNDIFERIATEASRLAHYNKRSTISSREIQTAVRLLLPGELAKHAVSEGTKAVTKYTSSK; translated from the coding sequence ATGCCTGAACCACAAGCAAAGTCTGCGCCCAAGAAGGGCTCCAAGAAAGCCGTCACCAAGGCTGCCGGCAAGGGCAAAGGAAAGAGGAGAAAGGCCAGGAAGGAGAGCTATGCCATCTACGTGTACAAGGTGCTGAAGCAGGTCCACCCCGACACCGGCATCTCGTCCAAGGCCATGAGCATCATGAACTCCTTCGTCAACGACATCTTCGAGCGCATCGCGACTGAGGCTTCTCGTCTGGCTCACTACAACAAGAGATCCACCATCTCTTCCAGGGAGATCCAGACTGCCGTGCGTCTCCTGCTGCCCGGTGAGCTGGCTAAGCACGCTGTGTCTGAAGGCACTAAGGCTGTCACCAAGTACACCAGCTCCAAGTAA